The proteins below come from a single Streptomyces sp. M92 genomic window:
- a CDS encoding S66 peptidase family protein, with the protein MKPLNRPARLAPGARVAVVAPSGPVPEERLQAGLDVLRGWDLDPVVAPHVLDRHPSFDYLAGTDADRAADLQSAWCDPSVDAVLCARGGYGVQRMADLLDWEAMRAAGPKVFVGFSDITALHEAFATRLGLVTLHGPMAAGIDFLKNARAQEHLKATLFAPDTVRVIASDGTPMVPGRARGVTLGGCLALLAAEIGTPHARTSAHGGLLCLEDVGEETYRLDRYLTQLLRAGLLDGVAGVLLGSWQECEPREKLRPMLADRLGGLGVPVVEDFGFGHREGALTVPFGVAAELDADTGTLTLDEPALR; encoded by the coding sequence GTGAAGCCCCTGAACCGGCCGGCCCGGCTCGCCCCCGGCGCCCGGGTGGCGGTCGTCGCGCCCAGCGGACCCGTACCGGAGGAGCGGCTGCAGGCGGGCCTGGACGTGCTGCGCGGCTGGGACCTGGACCCGGTCGTGGCCCCGCACGTCCTGGACCGGCATCCGTCCTTCGACTACCTCGCGGGCACCGACGCGGACCGTGCCGCCGACCTCCAGTCCGCCTGGTGCGACCCGTCCGTCGACGCCGTGCTGTGCGCCCGCGGCGGGTACGGCGTCCAGCGCATGGCCGACCTGCTCGACTGGGAGGCGATGCGGGCGGCCGGGCCGAAGGTGTTCGTCGGCTTCAGCGACATCACCGCGCTGCACGAGGCCTTCGCCACCCGCCTCGGCCTGGTCACCCTGCACGGGCCGATGGCCGCCGGGATCGACTTCCTCAAGAACGCGCGGGCACAGGAGCACCTGAAGGCCACCCTGTTCGCCCCGGACACGGTCCGCGTGATCGCCTCCGACGGCACGCCCATGGTCCCCGGCCGGGCCCGGGGCGTCACCCTCGGCGGCTGCCTCGCCCTGCTCGCCGCCGAGATCGGCACCCCGCACGCCCGCACCTCCGCGCACGGCGGGCTGCTGTGCCTGGAGGACGTGGGGGAGGAGACGTACCGGCTCGACCGCTACCTCACCCAGTTGCTGCGGGCCGGCCTGCTCGACGGGGTCGCCGGGGTGCTGCTCGGCTCCTGGCAGGAGTGCGAGCCCCGCGAGAAGCTGCGGCCCATGCTGGCCGACCGGCTCGGCGGCCTCGGAGTGCCGGTCGTCGAGGACTTCGGCTTCGGACACCGCGAGGGCGCGCTGACCGTCCCGTTCGGCGTCGCGGCGGAACTCGACGCGGACACGGGCACCCTGACGCTGGACGAACCGGCCCTGCGCTGA
- a CDS encoding ATP-binding SpoIIE family protein phosphatase, with product MKHGTERDTPPGRGAGPGTVRTDPVAGRVPLAVVVVDRDGLVSHWSRGARRLFALPKEEAIGRPAPDLLPVSGVLPETGDTDGSWAAYDGLGPGLESSLDGRLSYPAAGRARLTVPDDDRVDVLWWAYPLVGPGPERLLVLAADADALRRDHVTGEPGEDPYRTAAPTTVERIAPGFALHTDFPGADELARRLPEILPSMSVGESARIVAQVLELGYPVLEFSRHDRVPVTPDWGVPRRAERSARRERAARALAAGEPVPEDVREEAEDLEYAAVRERLEFLNEVSGRIGTSLDLARTIVEVSRAVVPRFTDVAGTYLREQVVAGEGFDDGVPDTTTMWHRVALEHTDEPGRWDDVVPVGEAMPFPAHTPFFQCMTSGEPVLVPRITEEMGHAIASQFEKRDIRPLITGRSMLLVPLKARNVVLGFMILLRHPERPVFNDMDRVTGAELAARAGLVLDNARMYTYQENVAETLQDSMLPHIPARMAGCDIATRYLPGTLLGRVGGDWFDAVKLPGARTALVVGDVMGHGLGSAAMMGQLRTAVQTMAGLDLPPAQLLRNLDDLAQRLGDTYLATCLYVVHDPVAGELHLANAGHIPPVLVRAADGGSELIELPTGAPIGVGGVPFEAVRVPVAPGDRLVMCTDGLVEVRGEDIGTGLAALCESAAHPAASMDDACDTIIRALGTRGGRKDDVALLMARLGGIDTDAVAEWRLARDPAEVGRARAAVREQLHDWGLARLADTAELLAGELVTNAVRHAHARPVELRLVRADTLLCEVDDDDHDLPALRSAGPTDEAGRGLRVVSTLAREWGASRTKTGKTVWFELTLPRR from the coding sequence TTCCGGCGTGCTGCCCGAGACCGGTGACACCGACGGCTCCTGGGCGGCGTACGACGGTCTCGGACCGGGACTGGAGTCCTCCCTCGACGGACGGCTGTCCTACCCGGCGGCGGGCCGCGCCCGCCTGACCGTGCCGGACGACGACCGGGTCGACGTGCTCTGGTGGGCCTACCCCCTGGTCGGCCCCGGCCCCGAGCGCCTGCTCGTACTGGCGGCCGACGCGGACGCGCTGCGGCGGGACCACGTCACCGGCGAGCCCGGCGAGGACCCGTACCGGACCGCCGCCCCGACGACCGTCGAGCGGATCGCCCCCGGCTTCGCCCTGCACACCGACTTCCCCGGAGCCGACGAACTCGCCCGCCGCCTCCCCGAGATCCTGCCCAGCATGAGCGTCGGCGAGAGTGCCCGCATCGTCGCGCAGGTCCTGGAACTCGGCTACCCCGTCCTGGAGTTCAGCCGGCACGACCGGGTGCCCGTCACCCCCGACTGGGGCGTGCCCCGGCGCGCCGAGCGCAGCGCGCGCCGGGAGCGGGCGGCACGGGCCCTCGCGGCCGGCGAACCGGTCCCCGAGGACGTGCGCGAGGAGGCCGAGGACCTCGAGTACGCCGCCGTCCGCGAACGCCTGGAGTTCCTCAACGAGGTCAGCGGGCGGATCGGCACCTCCCTGGACCTGGCGCGGACCATCGTGGAGGTGAGCCGGGCCGTCGTCCCCCGCTTCACCGACGTCGCCGGCACCTACCTGCGCGAACAGGTCGTAGCCGGTGAGGGCTTCGACGACGGCGTGCCGGACACCACCACCATGTGGCACCGGGTCGCCCTGGAACACACCGACGAACCCGGCCGCTGGGACGACGTCGTACCGGTCGGCGAGGCCATGCCCTTTCCGGCGCACACCCCCTTCTTCCAGTGCATGACCAGCGGTGAACCCGTGCTGGTGCCGCGCATCACCGAGGAGATGGGCCACGCCATCGCCTCGCAGTTCGAGAAGCGGGACATCAGACCGCTCATCACCGGCCGCTCCATGCTCCTGGTGCCGCTGAAGGCGCGCAACGTCGTCCTCGGCTTCATGATCCTGCTGCGCCACCCGGAGCGGCCCGTCTTCAACGACATGGACCGCGTCACCGGCGCCGAACTCGCCGCCCGCGCGGGGCTCGTGCTCGACAACGCGCGCATGTACACGTACCAGGAGAACGTCGCGGAGACGCTCCAGGACAGCATGCTGCCGCACATCCCCGCGCGCATGGCCGGCTGTGACATCGCCACCCGTTATCTGCCGGGCACGCTGCTCGGACGCGTCGGCGGCGACTGGTTCGACGCGGTGAAACTGCCCGGCGCCCGCACCGCCCTCGTCGTCGGCGACGTCATGGGGCACGGGCTGGGCTCCGCCGCCATGATGGGGCAACTGCGCACCGCCGTGCAGACCATGGCCGGGCTCGACCTGCCTCCCGCCCAGCTCCTGCGCAACCTCGACGACCTCGCCCAGCGGCTCGGCGACACCTACCTGGCGACCTGCCTGTACGTCGTCCACGACCCCGTCGCCGGTGAACTGCACCTCGCCAACGCGGGCCACATCCCGCCCGTCCTGGTCCGCGCGGCCGACGGCGGCAGCGAGCTGATCGAGCTGCCCACGGGGGCGCCCATCGGCGTGGGCGGGGTGCCCTTCGAGGCGGTGCGGGTGCCGGTGGCGCCCGGCGACCGGCTGGTGATGTGCACCGACGGCCTGGTCGAGGTGCGCGGCGAGGACATCGGCACCGGTCTGGCGGCCCTGTGCGAGTCCGCCGCCCACCCGGCGGCCTCCATGGACGACGCCTGCGACACCATCATCCGCGCGCTGGGCACCCGCGGCGGCCGCAAGGACGACGTGGCCCTGCTGATGGCCAGGCTCGGCGGCATCGACACCGACGCCGTCGCCGAGTGGCGCCTGGCCCGCGACCCCGCCGAGGTCGGCCGGGCCCGCGCGGCCGTCCGCGAACAGCTCCACGACTGGGGCCTCGCGCGACTGGCCGACACCGCCGAGCTGCTGGCCGGCGAACTCGTCACCAACGCCGTGCGGCACGCCCACGCCCGGCCCGTGGAACTGCGCCTGGTGCGAGCCGACACGCTGCTGTGCGAGGTGGACGACGACGACCACGACCTGCCCGCCCTGCGCAGCGCCGGCCCCACCGACGAGGCCGGCCGGGGCCTGCGCGTGGTCAGCACCCTCGCCCGCGAATGGGGCGCGAGCCGGACGAAGACCGGCAAGACCGTCTGGTTCGAACTGACACTGCCGCGTCGCTGA
- a CDS encoding GNAT family N-acetyltransferase, with amino-acid sequence MPHNASRHLAEGPRVGIRHFTYEDGAEFTARARESKDLHHPWLFPPDSVQAYEAYAARLIEDPTKAGFLICEKDAEKGAGTADGGAIAGFVNINNIVHGGFLSGALGYGAFAHAAGRGLMREGLDLVVRYAFGPMRLHRLEINVQPGNAASIALARACGFHLEGFSPRMLHIDGAWRDHQRWAITAESVTSG; translated from the coding sequence ATGCCGCACAACGCATCCCGCCACCTCGCCGAGGGGCCCCGCGTGGGCATACGGCACTTCACCTACGAGGACGGCGCCGAGTTCACCGCCCGTGCCCGGGAGAGCAAGGACCTGCACCACCCCTGGCTCTTCCCGCCGGACAGCGTCCAGGCGTACGAGGCCTACGCGGCCCGGCTGATCGAGGACCCCACCAAGGCCGGGTTCCTGATCTGCGAGAAGGACGCGGAGAAGGGTGCGGGCACGGCGGACGGCGGCGCCATCGCCGGGTTCGTCAACATCAACAACATCGTGCACGGCGGCTTCCTCAGCGGCGCCCTCGGCTACGGAGCGTTCGCCCACGCGGCCGGGCGAGGGCTGATGCGCGAGGGGCTGGACCTCGTCGTGCGGTACGCCTTCGGGCCGATGCGGCTGCACCGGCTGGAGATCAACGTGCAGCCGGGCAACGCCGCCTCCATCGCGCTGGCCCGCGCCTGCGGCTTCCACCTGGAGGGCTTCTCGCCCCGCATGCTCCACATCGATGGCGCCTGGCGGGACCACCAGCGCTGGGCGATCACCGCCGAGAGCGTGACTTCCGGTTGA
- a CDS encoding DUF6204 family protein, which yields MSEQHTYRVIVRGAWDGLTDLARERLLAEAADHGMTSMRFTEEGSLSYEAAPLKHFSMRYVVVSDAADGEEMAGAVAEDRAETALRALGYGFRGLRSTVTDLDTMKVNRKSRSRR from the coding sequence GTGAGTGAGCAGCACACCTACCGGGTGATCGTCCGGGGCGCCTGGGACGGCCTGACCGACCTGGCACGGGAGCGGCTGCTCGCCGAGGCGGCGGACCACGGCATGACGAGCATGCGGTTCACGGAGGAGGGCTCGCTGTCGTACGAGGCGGCACCGCTCAAGCACTTCTCGATGCGGTACGTCGTGGTGTCCGACGCGGCGGACGGCGAGGAGATGGCGGGTGCCGTCGCCGAGGACCGGGCGGAGACCGCGCTGCGCGCGCTCGGGTACGGGTTCCGCGGCCTCAGGTCGACGGTGACGGACCTGGACACGATGAAGGTCAACCGGAAGTCACGCTCTCGGCGGTGA
- a CDS encoding M55 family metallopeptidase, producing the protein MKILISADMEGATGVTWPADVLPGTPQWERCRSMFTSDVNAAVQGFLDGGADEVLVNEAHWTMRNLLLEHLDERTQMLTGRHKALSMVEGVQHGDVDGIAFIGYHAGAGMEGVLAHTFLANQITGVWLNDVRASEGLLNAHVVAEYGVPVVLVTGDDVACEDALGYAPEALKVAVKDHVSRYAAVCRTPARTAADIRAAAKEAAALAVRHEPVSGGPFTVAVEFDAEHLAAASTVVPGVARIGERKVAYTHETMFEAIRTFKAVTTIASAAVEEQYG; encoded by the coding sequence ATGAAGATCCTCATCAGCGCCGACATGGAAGGCGCCACCGGTGTCACCTGGCCGGCCGACGTGCTGCCGGGGACTCCGCAGTGGGAGCGGTGCCGGTCGATGTTCACCTCGGACGTGAACGCGGCCGTCCAGGGCTTCCTCGACGGCGGGGCCGACGAGGTGCTGGTCAACGAGGCGCACTGGACGATGCGCAATCTGCTCCTGGAGCATCTCGATGAGCGGACGCAGATGCTCACCGGCCGGCACAAGGCGCTGTCCATGGTGGAGGGCGTCCAGCACGGGGACGTGGACGGCATCGCGTTCATCGGGTACCACGCGGGCGCCGGTATGGAGGGCGTCCTCGCGCACACCTTCCTCGCCAACCAGATCACCGGTGTCTGGCTGAACGACGTACGGGCCAGTGAGGGTCTGCTCAACGCGCACGTCGTCGCCGAGTACGGGGTGCCGGTGGTGCTGGTCACCGGGGACGACGTGGCCTGCGAGGACGCGCTCGGGTACGCGCCCGAGGCGCTGAAGGTCGCGGTCAAGGACCATGTGTCACGGTACGCGGCCGTGTGCCGTACGCCGGCCAGGACCGCCGCCGACATCCGGGCGGCGGCCAAGGAGGCGGCGGCGCTCGCCGTGCGGCACGAGCCGGTCAGCGGCGGGCCCTTCACCGTCGCCGTGGAGTTCGACGCCGAGCACCTGGCGGCGGCCTCGACCGTCGTGCCGGGCGTGGCCCGCATCGGCGAGCGCAAGGTGGCGTACACCCACGAGACCATGTTCGAGGCGATCCGTACCTTCAAGGCGGTCACCACGATCGCCTCGGCCGCCGTGGAGGAGCAGTATGGCTGA
- a CDS encoding class I SAM-dependent methyltransferase codes for MSVTSRYRNAWESFWSEAPEGQGAVFWDAEPMLTAGRHLAHFEPHLVDPGLPMIDLGCGNGTQTRYLAERFGHVVGADLSAAALDHARRADPAGQAAYRQLDAADKAEAETLHAELGDANVYVRGVLHQCEPDDRQPLADALAALVGERGRAFLVEPCQDAKTVLMGLAQGPDGPPAKLAPVLRHGLTPGSAPDDAVPEHLRAAGLTVLASGELPLVSTEYTVDGTRIELPSSWVVAGRGR; via the coding sequence ATGAGCGTGACGAGTCGGTACCGGAACGCCTGGGAGAGCTTCTGGAGTGAGGCACCCGAAGGACAGGGGGCGGTGTTCTGGGACGCGGAGCCGATGCTGACCGCCGGCCGCCACCTGGCCCACTTCGAGCCGCACCTCGTCGACCCCGGCCTGCCCATGATCGACCTCGGTTGCGGCAACGGCACCCAGACCCGCTATCTCGCCGAGCGCTTCGGGCACGTCGTCGGCGCCGACCTGTCCGCCGCCGCCCTCGACCATGCCCGCCGCGCCGACCCCGCCGGCCAGGCGGCCTACCGGCAACTGGACGCCGCGGACAAGGCGGAGGCCGAGACCCTGCACGCCGAGCTGGGCGACGCCAACGTCTATGTGCGGGGCGTCCTGCACCAGTGCGAGCCGGACGACCGGCAGCCACTGGCCGACGCCCTCGCCGCTCTCGTCGGCGAGCGCGGCCGGGCCTTCCTGGTGGAGCCCTGCCAGGACGCCAAGACCGTCCTCATGGGGCTGGCCCAGGGGCCCGACGGCCCGCCGGCCAAACTCGCGCCCGTCCTCCGTCACGGGCTGACACCCGGCTCGGCCCCCGACGACGCGGTACCGGAGCACCTCCGCGCCGCCGGCCTCACCGTCCTGGCGAGCGGTGAACTCCCGCTGGTCAGCACCGAGTACACGGTGGACGGCACACGGATCGAACTGCCGTCGTCGTGGGTGGTGGCGGGAAGGGGACGATGA
- a CDS encoding M20/M25/M40 family metallo-hydrolase translates to MAEQQSGQTGAQALDEVVRFTSDLIRIDTTNRGGGDCRERPAAEYAAARLAEAGIEPTLLERTEGRTNVVARVEGTDPSAGALLVHGHLDVVPAEAADWSVDPFSGEIRDGVVWGRGAVDMKNMDAMILAAVRDWARQGVRPRRDIVIAFTADEEASAEDGSGFLADRHAALFEGCTEGVSESGAFTFHDGAGRQFYPIAAGERGTGWLKLTARGRAGHGSKVNAENAVTRLAAAVTRIGDHEWPLRLTPTVRAALTEIAAVYGIDTDLHDVDALLDKLGPAAKLVEATVRNSSNPTMLDAGYKVNVIPGEAVAYVDGRFLHGCEDEFRATLDRLTGPDVAWDFAHREVALQAPVDSPTYARMRAAVEEFAPEGHVVPYCMSGGTDAKQFSRLGITGYGFAPLKLPEGFDYQALFHGVDERVPVEALHFGVRVLDRFLRTA, encoded by the coding sequence ATGGCTGAGCAGCAGTCCGGGCAGACCGGCGCACAGGCGCTGGACGAGGTCGTGCGGTTCACGTCCGACCTGATCCGGATCGACACGACGAACCGGGGCGGCGGCGACTGCCGGGAGCGCCCCGCCGCCGAGTACGCCGCCGCGCGGCTCGCCGAGGCCGGGATCGAGCCCACGCTGCTGGAGCGGACCGAGGGCCGGACCAACGTCGTCGCCCGCGTCGAGGGCACCGACCCGTCGGCCGGCGCCCTCCTCGTGCACGGGCACCTGGACGTGGTGCCCGCCGAGGCCGCCGACTGGAGCGTGGACCCGTTCTCCGGGGAGATCCGCGACGGAGTCGTCTGGGGGCGCGGCGCCGTCGACATGAAGAACATGGACGCGATGATCCTGGCCGCCGTCCGCGACTGGGCCCGGCAGGGAGTACGGCCCCGGCGGGACATCGTGATCGCGTTCACCGCCGACGAGGAGGCCAGCGCCGAGGACGGCTCCGGCTTCCTCGCCGACCGGCACGCCGCCCTGTTCGAGGGCTGCACCGAGGGCGTCAGCGAGTCCGGGGCGTTCACCTTCCACGACGGCGCCGGACGACAGTTCTACCCCATCGCCGCCGGTGAGCGCGGCACGGGCTGGCTCAAGCTCACCGCGCGCGGACGGGCCGGCCACGGGTCCAAGGTGAACGCGGAGAACGCGGTCACCCGCCTCGCCGCGGCGGTCACCCGCATCGGCGACCACGAGTGGCCGCTGCGCCTGACCCCGACCGTGCGCGCCGCGCTGACCGAGATCGCCGCCGTCTACGGCATCGACACCGACCTGCACGACGTGGACGCGCTGCTGGACAAGCTGGGGCCCGCGGCCAAGCTGGTCGAGGCCACCGTCCGCAACAGCAGCAACCCGACCATGCTGGACGCCGGCTACAAGGTCAACGTCATCCCCGGGGAGGCCGTCGCCTACGTGGACGGGCGGTTCCTGCACGGCTGCGAGGACGAGTTCCGCGCCACCCTCGACCGGCTCACCGGCCCGGACGTCGCCTGGGACTTCGCCCACCGCGAGGTCGCCCTCCAGGCGCCGGTGGACTCGCCGACGTACGCCAGGATGCGCGCCGCCGTCGAGGAGTTCGCCCCGGAGGGGCACGTGGTGCCGTACTGCATGTCCGGCGGCACGGACGCCAAGCAGTTCTCCCGGCTGGGGATCACCGGCTACGGGTTCGCGCCGTTGAAGCTGCCCGAGGGCTTCGACTACCAGGCCCTCTTCCACGGAGTGGACGAACGCGTGCCCGTCGAGGCGCTGCACTTCGGCGTGCGCGTCCTCGACCGCTTCCTGCGCACGGCCTAG
- a CDS encoding S9 family peptidase, which translates to MGESVQTLPYGSWPSPVDAALAAAHDGRPDDVAFVGDEVWWTAPRPAEGGRRTLVRRHPDGREEPVLAAPWNVRTRVLEYGGRPWAAHMTDAGPLVVFVNFADQRLYSCEPGRGEPSPLTPVSAVGGGLRWAEPELRPERGEVWCVLEEFTGDGPTDVRRVPVAVPLDGSAAGDRSALRELTGERHRFVTGPRPSPDGRRAAWLAWDHPRMPWDGTELIVADIGPDGTFQDARTVAGGPEESVAQADWAPDGTLLYASDRTGWWNLYRDGQPLCAREEEFGGPLWKLGQRWFAPLDSGLIAVVHGRGATALGILDPETGEVVDAAGPWTEFTTSLAVQGERVAAVGASPRSAHEVVELDARTGRTRVIGAPHEDAVDPAYYPEPHSRTFTGPDGREIHAHVHPPHNPGFRAPDGELPPYVIWAHGGPTSRSPLVLDLEIAYFTSRGIGVAEVNYGGSTGYGREYRDRLREQWGVVDVEDCAAVALALADEGAADRERLAVRGGSAGGWTSAASLATTDVYACGTVIYPVLDLTGWATGGTHDFESQYLESLIGPHAEVPGRYAERSPVTHADQVTAPFLLLQGLDDVICPPVQCERFLDRMAGRGVPHAYLAFEGEGHGFRRAQTMVRALEAELSLYAQVFGLDRPDVPILELTR; encoded by the coding sequence GTGGGGGAGTCAGTGCAGACCCTGCCGTACGGATCGTGGCCGTCGCCGGTCGACGCGGCCCTCGCCGCCGCGCACGACGGGCGGCCCGACGACGTGGCCTTCGTCGGCGACGAGGTGTGGTGGACCGCGCCCCGGCCCGCCGAGGGCGGTCGTCGCACGCTGGTGCGGCGGCATCCCGACGGCAGGGAGGAACCGGTGCTGGCCGCGCCGTGGAACGTGCGCACCCGCGTCCTGGAGTACGGCGGCCGGCCCTGGGCGGCGCACATGACCGACGCGGGGCCGCTGGTCGTCTTCGTGAACTTCGCCGACCAGCGGCTGTACTCCTGCGAGCCGGGCAGGGGCGAGCCGAGTCCGCTGACGCCCGTCTCCGCGGTGGGCGGCGGACTGCGCTGGGCCGAGCCGGAGCTGCGGCCCGAGCGCGGCGAGGTGTGGTGCGTCCTGGAGGAGTTCACCGGTGACGGACCCACCGACGTGCGCCGGGTCCCCGTCGCGGTGCCGCTGGACGGCTCTGCGGCCGGTGACCGGAGCGCGCTGCGCGAACTCACCGGTGAGCGTCACCGGTTCGTCACCGGGCCCCGCCCCTCGCCCGACGGGCGGCGCGCGGCCTGGCTCGCCTGGGACCACCCCCGCATGCCCTGGGACGGCACCGAGCTGATCGTCGCGGACATCGGCCCCGACGGCACCTTCCAGGACGCCCGGACCGTCGCCGGCGGGCCGGAGGAGTCGGTCGCCCAGGCCGACTGGGCGCCCGACGGCACCCTGCTGTACGCCTCCGACCGCACCGGCTGGTGGAACCTGTACCGTGACGGACAGCCGCTGTGCGCCCGCGAGGAGGAGTTCGGCGGACCGCTGTGGAAGCTCGGGCAGCGCTGGTTCGCGCCCCTGGACAGCGGCCTGATCGCCGTCGTGCACGGCCGCGGCGCCACCGCCCTCGGCATACTCGACCCCGAGACCGGCGAAGTCGTCGACGCGGCAGGTCCCTGGACCGAGTTCACCACGAGCCTCGCCGTCCAGGGCGAGCGCGTCGCCGCCGTCGGCGCGAGCCCGCGCAGCGCCCACGAGGTGGTCGAGCTGGACGCCCGCACCGGCCGGACCCGGGTGATCGGCGCCCCGCACGAGGACGCCGTCGACCCGGCGTACTACCCCGAGCCGCACAGCCGCACCTTCACCGGCCCCGACGGCCGCGAGATCCACGCCCACGTCCATCCGCCCCACAACCCCGGCTTCCGCGCACCGGACGGCGAACTGCCGCCGTACGTGATCTGGGCCCACGGCGGCCCCACCAGCCGCTCGCCCCTCGTCCTCGACCTGGAGATCGCCTACTTCACCTCCCGCGGCATCGGCGTCGCCGAGGTCAACTACGGCGGCTCCACCGGATACGGCCGGGAGTACCGCGACCGGCTGCGCGAGCAGTGGGGCGTCGTCGACGTCGAGGACTGTGCCGCCGTCGCCCTCGCCCTCGCCGACGAGGGCGCCGCCGACCGCGAGCGGCTCGCCGTGCGCGGCGGCAGCGCCGGTGGCTGGACCTCCGCCGCCTCCCTCGCCACCACCGACGTCTACGCCTGCGGCACCGTCATCTACCCGGTCCTCGACCTGACCGGCTGGGCCACGGGAGGGACCCACGACTTCGAGTCGCAGTACCTGGAGAGCCTGATCGGACCCCACGCCGAGGTGCCCGGCCGGTACGCCGAGCGGTCACCCGTGACCCACGCCGACCAGGTCACCGCGCCCTTCCTGCTGCTCCAGGGGCTGGACGACGTGATCTGCCCGCCCGTGCAGTGCGAGCGGTTCCTCGACCGCATGGCGGGCCGGGGAGTCCCGCACGCGTACCTCGCCTTCGAGGGCGAGGGACACGGATTCCGGCGGGCGCAGACCATGGTGCGCGCCCTGGAGGCGGAACTCTCCCTCTACGCCCAGGTCTTCGGCCTGGACCGGCCGGACGTCCCCATCCTGGAGCTGACCCGGTGA